In Trichoplusia ni isolate ovarian cell line Hi5 chromosome 7, tn1, whole genome shotgun sequence, a single genomic region encodes these proteins:
- the LOC113495601 gene encoding nucleolar protein dao-5-like isoform X5 produces the protein MIVDTTYLYVHLFRLFPQGCKQQFHVTCAQGLGLLCEEAGNYLDNVKYCGYCQHHYSKLKKGGNVKTIPPYKPVSHDSQSSDSSCEKEGEASCSNASGGVTPTHAGKSKGPGRKSSSSTSHVVLGKNTPNSSKPLDLMLNEAAAESGHATRKHKSSEKNKKKPSPSRRGSSAGDGGSGSKSSTPAPSPQHTTDSNSAQMAKASGSSTPAGPSKATPPPVASPSANKTVEPVGVISSVAQAVASVSTITTVPTSAPSAPATPAPAPPTAYQESVITNTEFVETKQTKKRKAVSAANNMNTPVDYTSTTPPTGAGEGTSQSSAAWEAAHAPADVQLDSVDKVIKKVKTEGPEGIPVPTSHFASVSAAPPLPPPPPAHSPASNPSPRHLPSPMPGPSGINHVSNIRSPSNPPQGKGDREGPASLLVSVPLPSTSHGLNLTAHSQVPLPEMPGPSSSHIFHQPQKQAAMDTGMPAHSPHVHPGRSWGGLNVAYEHQQDPNKQGNVGVMAGTSKDMSAVNIVPMPPTTVRTKKRAAMATSVVAMANAASSAIQTVTTHSAPNVRRHPQPTPPPIYSETIKDSPPNSPNAERSLQPKMETRIRRRKQVFNNLRPNNDTVFASLINGKCNKKKIREKNNQLKIIAGESALDNVLSKAGYDVPEKSPEVTVRGTHERKKPTKTKRQKKKKAETLGVKIKIERIDESVEEKTEVCNQQEATSIINIHHEQLLRDKALEDTNQIHNGSKATSMVEKTAERTVEEENVKERYRECERSKREKVKRLLRQLNPSCTAPHMLGNELNPESGAAACLQEQLTAELAAHAAGSAGGDTLIPPPLINKAAPRHTLYGSSGIVGRSSGAQSLDQLLERQWEQGSQFLMEQAQHFDNDVCTVASLLSCLHQLRTENVRLEEHVGSLLQRRDHLLAVNARLAIPLTTDMVDGDRCYNSSDVPLRSDDWAARAEPWAARERPANAGPPAAAAGPRYRDRHLGPTPPAYNA, from the exons ATGATTGTCGACACTACGTATCTGTACGTGCACTTATTTCGATTATTTCCTCAAGGTTGCAAGCAACAATTTCACGTGACATGCGCGCAAGGGCTAGGCTTGCTCTGCGAAGAGGCTGGCAACTACCTGGACAACGTAAAATACTGCGGTTACTGCCAACACCATTACAGTAAACTG AAAAAAGGCGGTAACGTAAAGACGATCCCGCCGTACAAGCCGGTGTCGCACGACAGTCAGTCGAGCGACTCGAGCTGCGAGAAGGAGGGCGAAGCCTCGTGCTCGAACGCTAGCGGAGGCGTCACGCCCACGCACGCCGGCAAGTCCAAAGGG CCGGGTCGCAAGTCATCATCCAGCACGAGCCACGTTGTGCTAGGCAAGAACACGCCGAATTCTTCTAAGCCTCTGG ACTTAATGTTAAATGAAGCCGCTGCGGAATCCGGACATGCCACTCGCAAACACAAGTCTTCagaaaaaa ATAAGAAGAAGCCGTCTCCTTCTCGCCGCGGGTCGTCGGCCGGTGACGGTGGGTCCGGCAGCAAGAGCAGCACGCCGGCACCCTCGCCGCAACACACAACTGACTCCAACTCCGCTCAGATGGCTAAAG CGTCCGGTAGCTCAACGCCCGCCGGTCCATCGAAGGCAACCCCGCCGCCTGTGGCCTCGCCCAGCGCTAACAAGACAGTGGAACCCGTCGGAGTCATCAGTTCCGTTGCACAAGCCGTGGCTTCTGTCTCAACCATCACAACCGTTCCTACTAG TGCCCCGAGCGCGCCAGCTACACCAGCCCCTGCGCCGCCCACCGCTTACCAAGAGTCTGTGATCACGAACACCGAGTTTGTGGAGACCAAACAAACTAAGAAGAGGAAGGCTGTGTCAGCAGCTAACAACATGAACACGCCCGTCGATTACACATCCACCACTCCACCGACTGGG GCGGGTGAGGGCACTTCACAGAGCAGTGCCGCTTGGGAGGCTGCTCACGCACCGGCTGACGTACAGCTGGATTCCGTtgacaaagttattaaaaag GTCAAAACTGAAGGTCCAGAAGGTATACCTGTACCGACCTCGCACTTTGCTAGTGtgagcgccgcgccgccgctgccgccgccaCCGCCCGCTCACAGCCCAGCTTCGAACCCTAGTCCAAG ACATCTGCCTAGTCCGATGCCGGGGCCAAGCGGAATAAACCATGTCTCCAATATTCGATCTCCGTCGAACCCACCACAG GGCAAAGGCGATCGCGAGGGGCCCGCATCGCTTCTCGTGTCGGTGCCGTTGCCTTCCACCAGCCACGGACTCAACCTCACCGCGCATTCACAG GTGCCGCTGCCAGAAATGCCCGGGCCGTCGTCATCGCATATATTCCACCAGCCACAGAAACAA GCGGCTATGGACACGGGCATGCCAGCACATTCACCGCACGTACATCCCGGTCGCTCTTGGGGAGGTCTCAACGTTGCCTACGAACATCAACAGGATCCCAACAAGCAAGG AAACGTGGGCGTGATGGCTGGTACCAGCAAGGATATGAGTGCTGTGAACATCGTCCCCATGCCGCCGACCACAGTACGGACGAAGAAACGTGCTGCCATGGCCACGTCAGTCGTTGCTATGGCTAATGCTGCATCCTCTGCTATAC AAACGGTGACGACACACAGCGCGCCGAACGTCCGTCGTCATCCGCAGCCGACGCCGCCGCCAATCTACTCCGAGACCATCAAAGATTCCCCTCCTAACTCTCCGA ACGCTGAGAGATCACTGCAGCCAAAGATGGAGACCAG GATAAGGCGTAGGAAGCAGGTATTTAACAACCTTAGACCAAACAACGATACTGTGTTCGCATCATTAATCAATggaaaatgcaataaaaagaaaataagagaGAAGAACAACCAGCTGAAAATAATAGCTGGAGAATCAGCTTTAGACAATGTTCTAAGTAAAGCCGGATATGATGTACCAGAAAAGTCCCCCGAAGTCACTGTTAGAGGAACCCACGAAAGAAAGAAacctacaaaaacaaaacgacagaaaaaaaagaaagctGAGACATTAGGAGTCAAAATAAAGATCGAAAGAATCGATGAATCGGTGGAAGAAAAGACCGAAGTATGTAACCAGCAAGAAGCAACATCTATAATCAATATCCACCACGAACAGCTGCTAAGAGACAAGGCATTAGAAGACACAAACCAAATACACAACGGAAGCAAGGCTACAAGCATGGTCGAAAAAACTGCCGAAAGGACTGTGGAAGAAGAAAACGTAAAAGAAAGATACAGAGAATGCGAACGTTCAAAAAGAGAAAAAGTGAAACGGTTGTTACGCCA GTTGAATCCGTCGTGCACGGCGCCGCACATGTTGGGCAACGAGTTGAACCCGGAGAGCGGCGCAGCGGCTTGCTTGCAAGAACAGCTGACGGCTGAGCTGGCCGCACACGCCGCTGGGAGCGCGGGAGGCGATACCCTCATTCCGCCGCCGCTGATCAACAAAGCTGCCCCG CGGCACACGCTTTAC GGTTCGAGTGGTATTGTGGGGCGCTCGTCCGGCGCCCAGAGCTTGGATCAGCTGCTCGAGAGGCAGTGGGAACAAGGATCACAGTTCTTGATGGAGCAAGCACAGCACTTTGATA ATGACGTGTGCACAGTCGCTTCGCTGTTGTCATGTCTCCATCAACTGCGTACCGAGAACGTTCGTCTCGAGGAGCACGTCGGCAGCCTGCTGCAGCGCCGAGATCATTTGCTAGCCGTTAACGCTCGGCTAGCTATACCGCTCACTACTG ACATGGTAGATGGGGACAGATGTTACAATTCAAGTGATGTACCATTGCGCAGTGACGACTGGGCCGCCCGAGCCGAGCCGTGGGCCGCGCGAGAACGGCCCGCAAATGCAGgtccgcccgccgccgccgccggtcCGCGCTACCGAGACCGTCACCTCGGACCGACCCCACCAG CTTATAATGCGTGA